Proteins found in one bacterium genomic segment:
- a CDS encoding Na/Pi cotransporter family protein encodes MTNDYNITLLIFQILGGVTLFLYGIRKVTKSLEDFAGASLKLVVTRMTNRRLRGFLLGLMVALSLQSSAAVMLMIVALSNNGLLLLMNAVGIILGAGVGSTLTVQLLAFKIHPWAPAMLLFGFILMKITRSDRMRDIGGAIFSFGLVFLGMHLITEGTTPLVKEAFFSEAIGFFSRTPFFAAVLAAGITLLFQSSAATLGLLLTLGFSGIIDVETALPFIVGANIGSCGIAFIGAASGGSKGKRVAWTELIIRSCAGIIVFVLSKYYIELANYLSDNPARAIAHLHTMFALSAAIVFLPFNKPLSKIVEKIVPASDDDDSFKPIYLEPNAMNNPSLALGSAAREILRQGDIVLSMLEDIMIALEEYDRELLIEIVERDDRVDIEQEAITDYLTRLTESELSAKESRTELELLTITLELEHIADVVSKNLSQHVVKRLDMGYYFSKEGLVEIREFHNEVKALLKESLDLIALRDTSIAKDIIEKTKEIIKKQRQLNRNHIERLHAGVKYSSETSTIHLDLISDLSRIAIHVSYIAYAILGKV; translated from the coding sequence ATGACAAATGATTATAACATAACTCTATTAATATTTCAGATACTCGGTGGTGTCACCCTTTTCCTCTATGGAATTCGCAAAGTGACTAAATCGCTGGAGGATTTTGCCGGCGCTAGCCTCAAGCTTGTTGTTACACGTATGACTAATAGAAGGTTACGCGGATTCTTGCTTGGTTTAATGGTCGCGCTATCGCTTCAATCCTCAGCTGCTGTTATGCTTATGATTGTGGCGTTGTCTAACAACGGCCTTCTGTTGTTGATGAATGCTGTGGGCATAATTCTGGGTGCTGGAGTCGGCTCGACACTCACTGTTCAGCTACTAGCTTTCAAGATTCATCCATGGGCACCGGCCATGCTGCTTTTTGGTTTCATTTTAATGAAGATCACTCGCTCCGATAGGATGCGCGATATAGGTGGTGCGATATTTTCTTTCGGTCTGGTCTTCCTAGGAATGCACCTCATCACCGAGGGCACAACTCCATTGGTTAAAGAGGCCTTTTTCTCCGAAGCCATAGGCTTTTTCTCGCGAACCCCGTTTTTCGCCGCTGTTCTCGCTGCAGGTATAACACTTCTTTTTCAATCAAGCGCTGCAACACTCGGACTTCTTCTAACGCTTGGGTTCAGTGGAATTATAGATGTAGAGACTGCCTTGCCATTTATAGTAGGTGCTAATATCGGAAGTTGTGGAATCGCATTTATCGGTGCAGCAAGCGGCGGTTCAAAAGGCAAGCGTGTCGCATGGACGGAGCTGATAATCCGATCATGCGCAGGTATTATAGTCTTTGTGCTTTCGAAATATTACATCGAACTTGCTAATTATCTCAGCGACAACCCGGCGAGAGCTATCGCCCATCTTCATACGATGTTTGCCCTCAGCGCCGCAATAGTGTTCTTGCCATTCAATAAACCTCTCTCAAAAATTGTCGAGAAAATAGTGCCGGCTTCTGACGATGATGATAGTTTTAAACCCATCTATTTAGAACCGAATGCCATGAATAACCCCTCACTGGCGCTCGGGAGCGCTGCAAGAGAGATACTAAGACAAGGGGATATCGTTCTCTCCATGCTCGAGGATATTATGATTGCGCTCGAAGAGTATGACCGCGAGCTTTTAATTGAAATAGTCGAACGCGATGACCGGGTGGACATAGAACAGGAAGCCATCACGGATTACCTCACACGGCTAACCGAATCAGAACTTTCAGCTAAGGAATCTCGCACCGAACTCGAGCTTCTAACTATCACGCTGGAGCTCGAGCATATAGCAGATGTTGTCAGTAAAAACCTCTCACAGCATGTCGTTAAAAGATTGGATATGGGTTATTATTTTTCCAAAGAAGGCCTTGTTGAAATCAGAGAATTCCATAACGAAGTTAAGGCGCTTTTGAAAGAATCCCTGGATCTTATTGCCTTAAGGGACACTTCAATTGCTAAAGACATCATCGAAAAAACAAAAGAGATAATTAAAAAGCAAAGACAGCTCAACAGAAACCATATCGAACGACTTCATGCGGGAGTTAAATATTCATCCGAGACAAGCACAATCCACCTCGACTTGATCTCCGACTTAAGCCGAATAGCAATCCATGTTTCATATATTGCTTACGCTATTTTAGGCAAGGTATGA